In the Chelonoidis abingdonii isolate Lonesome George chromosome 13, CheloAbing_2.0, whole genome shotgun sequence genome, one interval contains:
- the LOC142045772 gene encoding CMRF35-like molecule 5 translates to MRIFPILGWMLFPGCWAVTGPGAVRGPAGGSVAVRCRYQAGYEDYPKFWCREGGLIGLFCSDGVIVQTDGSEAEATRGRVSIRDDRTQRVFTVTVENLTPADASTYLCGVRRDWLIDLRDAVELTVSPATSSPSPTERSSSATVQPASSSSSKPIFIWTTAEEGKSSFSTNQDATSPVSQLSNVHFLLLFIWKVPILLCIICVNIWYRKNSREMPDRHDESQQISHIGLTHSI, encoded by the exons aTGAGGATTTTCCCCATTCTGGGTTGGATGCTTTTCCCAG GCTGCTGGGCGGTGACGGGCCCCGGGGCTGTGCGCGGCCCCGCGGGCGGGTCGGTGGCTGTGCGGTGCCGGTACCAGGCGGGCTACGAGGATTATCCGAAGTTCTGGTGCCGGGAAGGAGGCTTGATAGGTTTGTTCTGTTCCGACGGCGTCATAGTTCAGACCGATGGGTCGGAGGCGGAGGCGACGCGGGGCAGAGTCTCCATCCGAGACGATCGCACCCAGCGCGTGTTCACCGTGACCGTGGAGAACCTGACACCAGCAGACGCCAGCACCTACCTCTGCGGGGTAAGGAGAGATTGGCTTATTGATCTCAGGGACGCTGTGGAACTCACCGTCTCCCCAG CtacttcttccccatccccaacaGAAAGGTCATCATCAGCGACAGTGCAACCagcttcttcttcctcctcaaaaCCTATTTTCATCTGGACAACTGCTGAGGAAGGGAAATCCAGCTTCTCCACTAACCAAGACGCCACGTCCCCTGT TTCCCAGCTCAGCAACGTCCATTTCTTGCTCCTGTTCATCTGGAAAGTCCCCATCTTACTGTGCATCATCTGCGTGAACATATGGTACAGGAAGAACTCCAGGGAGATGCCAGACAGACATGATGAGAGCCAACAAATTTCACACATTGGGCTGACACATTCCATCTAA